A region from the Poecilia reticulata strain Guanapo unplaced genomic scaffold, Guppy_female_1.0+MT scaffold_269, whole genome shotgun sequence genome encodes:
- the LOC108165987 gene encoding interferon-induced protein 44-like, giving the protein MTNDALTSSITSDGSFTRKYQTYKFKKGKGKFYPFVFNDIMGLEDRDGKGVRTDDLILALKGHMKDGYQFNPSSSLSDGDSGYNSSQSINDRVHVLVYVHSANAPQINPDVVKKMKEVREAASDLGIPQLVILTHIDEACGETQQNVNNVYMSKHLKKKIDDFSYTVGVPLNCIVPVKNYCDEIEINPDVDALILNALKLMIDFGDDYIEKINRLMSKWVFFGPDEIQGKTQDTLEGLYFLTGLGTP; this is encoded by the exons ATGACCAATGATGCTTTGACCAGTTCCATAACCTCTGATGGGAGTTTTACCAGGAAG tatcAAACCTATAAGTTcaagaaaggaaaaggaaaattttATCCCTTTGTGTTCAATGACATCATGGGTCTGGAGGACAGAGATGGAAAAGGAGTCAGAACAGATGACCTCATACTGGCCTTGAAGGGACACATGAAGGACGGTTATCAG ttcaatccatcatcttcCCTTTCTGATGGTGATTCTGGCTACAACTCATCCCAGTCCATCAATGACAGAGTTCATGTTCTGGTTTACGTTCATTCTGCTAATGCACCACAAATCAATCCCGatgttgtaaagaaaatgaaggaagtcagagaagcagccagtGATCTgg GAATCCCTCAGCTGGTGATTCTCACCCACATTGATGAAGCCTGTGGGGAAACACAGCAAAATGTGAACAACGTCTACATgagcaaacatttaaagaaaaag ATTGATGACTTCAGCTACACTGTGGGGGTTCCACTGAACTGTATTGTCCCAGTGAAGAACTACTGTGATGAAATTGAGATAAATCCAGATGTCGACGCTCTGATTCTGAATGCGCTGAAACTGATGATTGACTTCGGAGACGACTACATTGAGAAGATTAACCGTCTGATGAGTAAGTGGGTCTTTTTTGGCCCA GATGAGATCCAGGGaaagacccaggacacactggagggactatATTTCTTgactggcctgggaacaccttga
- the LOC103460645 gene encoding interferon-induced protein 44-like, whose protein sequence is MKNFQPQSEVKAIRVLLCGPVGVGKSSLINSVNSVLQGRITNRAPASNTTSDQSFTKKYKTYNFKKDRENNYPFVFNDIMGLEDGDERGIRTDDIILALKGHVMDGYKFKSSSSLSADDPDYISSPSISDRVHVLVYVYSADSPQMKPSVLQKMKEVREEASDLEIPQLGILSHIDKVCSETESDVKNVYMSKDLNEKMNDFSSSLGIPMNCILPVKNYSHETQLNPDIGTLILNALKMMIDFGDDYIDTL, encoded by the exons ATGAAGAATTTTCAACCTCAAAGTGAAGTCAAAGCAATCAGGGTTTTGCTCTGCGGACCAGTCGGTGTGGGGAAGTCCAGCCTGATCAACTCTGTCAACAGCGTCTTACAAGGGAGAATAACCAACAGAGCTCCGGCCAGCAATACAACCTCTGATCAGAGTTTCACCAAGAAG TATAAAACCTATAACTtcaagaaagacagagagaacaATTATCCCTTTGTGTTCAACGACATCATGGGTCTGGAGGACGGAGATGAAAGAGGAATCAGAACAGACGACATCATACTGGCCTTGAAGGGACACGTGATGGATGGTTATAAG TTCAAGTCTTCATCTTCCCTTTCTGCTGATGATCCTGACTACATTTCTTCCCCATCCATCAGTGACAGAGTTCATGTTCTGGTCTACGTTTATTCTGCTGACTCGCCACAAATGAAGCCatctgttttacagaaaatgaaggaagtCAGAGAAGAAGCCAGTGATCTGG AAATCCCTCAGCTGGGAATTCTCAGCCACATTGATAAAGTCTGCAGTGAAACAGAAAGTGATGTTAAAAATGTCTACATGAGCaaagatttaaatgaaaag atGAATGACTTCAGCTCCAGTCTGGGGATCCCAATGAACTGCATCCTCCCAGTGAAGAACTACAGTCATGAAACTCAGCTGAATCCAGATATCGGCACTCTGATCCTGAATGCTCTGAAAATGATGATTGACTTTGGAGACGACTACATTGACACACTGTGA